The Bacillus sp. Marseille-Q1617 genome has a segment encoding these proteins:
- a CDS encoding ABC transporter ATP-binding protein — MDYVIEMLNIRKEFPGIVANDNITLQLKQGEIHALLGENGAGKSTLMNVLFGLYQPEQGEIRVKGKKVNITNPNIANDLGIGMVHQHFMLVDTFTVTENIILGREPKSGAAVDIKKAEKDILDISERYGLKVDPSAKISDISVGMQQRVEILKTLYRGADILIFDEPTAVLTPQEIKELIQIMKTLIKEGKSIILITHKLKEIMEVCDNVTVIRKGKGIGTVKVSETNPNDLASLMVGREVTFKTDKTEASPDGKVLEIIDLNVKDNRNVPVVKGLNLEVRAGEILGIAGVDGNGQTELIEAITGLHKAESGSIKLNGKEIVNLKPRKIYETGVGHIPQDRHKHGLVLDFPIGENMVLQTYYQKPYSSKGILNYKKIYDQARKLISEFDVRTPSEFTLARALSGGNQQKAIIGREIDRDPDLLIAAQPTRGLDVGAIEFIHKRLIEQRDNGKAVLLLSFELDEIMNVSDRIAVIYEGQIVAIVDPKETTEQELGLLMAGSKGKGTGENTNV; from the coding sequence ATGGATTATGTAATCGAGATGCTGAATATCCGCAAGGAATTCCCTGGCATCGTGGCAAATGATAATATCACCCTCCAGCTAAAACAAGGTGAGATTCATGCGCTTCTTGGTGAAAATGGTGCAGGTAAGTCAACGTTAATGAACGTCTTATTTGGACTTTATCAGCCGGAGCAAGGTGAAATCCGCGTAAAGGGTAAGAAAGTAAACATCACAAACCCTAATATTGCAAATGATCTGGGAATCGGGATGGTCCATCAGCATTTTATGCTTGTTGATACATTTACCGTCACCGAAAACATCATTCTCGGCAGAGAACCAAAATCAGGGGCAGCTGTAGATATTAAAAAAGCTGAAAAAGATATATTGGATATTTCCGAAAGATACGGGTTGAAGGTGGATCCATCAGCTAAGATTTCAGACATTTCAGTGGGCATGCAGCAGCGTGTAGAAATTCTCAAAACACTATACCGCGGAGCGGACATTCTGATCTTTGATGAACCTACCGCAGTATTGACCCCTCAAGAAATAAAAGAACTCATTCAAATTATGAAAACCCTTATCAAAGAAGGCAAATCGATCATACTCATCACTCATAAACTCAAAGAGATTATGGAGGTGTGTGATAATGTAACCGTTATCAGAAAAGGTAAAGGAATAGGTACCGTAAAAGTTTCTGAAACGAATCCAAACGACCTTGCCAGCCTGATGGTGGGACGGGAAGTAACATTCAAAACAGATAAAACAGAAGCTTCACCAGATGGAAAAGTGTTGGAAATTATCGATTTAAATGTAAAGGATAACAGGAACGTGCCTGTCGTCAAAGGATTGAACCTTGAGGTGAGAGCGGGAGAAATCCTGGGTATTGCCGGTGTCGACGGGAATGGGCAAACCGAACTAATCGAGGCAATCACAGGGCTTCATAAAGCTGAAAGCGGCTCGATCAAATTGAATGGCAAAGAAATAGTAAACTTAAAACCTCGTAAGATTTATGAAACCGGAGTGGGTCATATTCCTCAGGATCGTCATAAACACGGATTGGTTTTGGATTTTCCGATAGGTGAAAATATGGTCCTTCAGACCTATTATCAAAAACCGTATTCAAGTAAAGGGATTTTAAACTATAAAAAGATTTATGATCAAGCCAGGAAACTAATATCTGAGTTTGATGTAAGAACACCATCTGAATTCACTCTGGCACGGGCACTATCCGGCGGTAATCAGCAAAAAGCGATTATCGGGAGGGAAATAGACCGGGATCCGGATCTATTGATTGCAGCCCAGCCGACACGCGGATTGGATGTAGGGGCGATTGAATTTATCCATAAACGCCTGATAGAACAAAGAGATAACGGAAAAGCTGTATTGCTGCTTTCATTTGAATTAGATGAAATCATGAATGTCAGCGATCGCATTGCAGTCATTTACGAAGGTCAAATCGTCGCCATTGTCGATCCAAAAGAAACGACCGAACAAGAGCTTGGTTTGTTGATGGCAGGTTCAAAAGGAAAGGGAACGGGGGAAAACACAAATGTCTAA
- a CDS encoding ABC transporter permease, which translates to MSNRLTNILIPVISVLLGIIVGTIIMLVSGYDPIAGYTALWQGIFGEIYYVGETIRQVTPYILAGLAVAFAFRTGLFNIGVEGQLIVGWMAAVWVGIAFDDLPKIIHLPMAIIAAALAGAIWGFIPGLLKAKYRVHEVIVTIMMNYIALHVTNSIIRDVLTERKDRTDYIADSASLTSPFFESITDYSRLHWGIFVALACVFIMWFLLEKTTRGYELRSVGFNQHASQYAGMNVNGNIILSMVISGAFAGLAGAMEGLGTFGYASIKGGFTGVGFDGIAVALLGGNVAIGVVFAALLFGGLKVGALNMPLEAGIPNELVDIIIALIIFFVASGYMIRYLIQRFSKKGVK; encoded by the coding sequence ATGTCTAATCGATTAACAAATATTTTGATCCCGGTTATTTCGGTCCTTTTAGGTATCATTGTTGGAACGATTATCATGCTTGTGAGCGGTTATGATCCTATTGCGGGATATACAGCGTTGTGGCAGGGGATATTCGGTGAAATCTATTATGTAGGTGAAACGATCAGACAGGTAACACCGTATATTTTAGCCGGGCTGGCTGTGGCCTTTGCGTTCAGAACGGGACTTTTCAACATTGGTGTAGAAGGACAACTGATCGTAGGCTGGATGGCTGCTGTTTGGGTGGGTATTGCGTTTGATGACCTGCCGAAAATCATTCACCTGCCGATGGCCATCATCGCAGCTGCGTTAGCGGGTGCAATATGGGGATTCATTCCGGGCTTATTGAAAGCCAAGTACCGGGTGCACGAAGTTATCGTTACAATCATGATGAACTATATCGCTTTACACGTAACAAATTCCATCATTCGTGATGTTTTGACGGAGCGTAAAGATCGTACTGATTATATAGCAGATTCAGCATCATTAACATCACCATTCTTTGAAAGCATTACAGACTATTCCCGTTTACACTGGGGAATCTTCGTAGCACTGGCCTGCGTATTCATCATGTGGTTCTTATTGGAAAAAACGACACGGGGATATGAGCTTCGTTCTGTAGGGTTTAACCAGCATGCATCTCAATATGCAGGTATGAATGTCAACGGAAACATCATTCTTTCTATGGTCATCTCCGGTGCTTTCGCCGGACTTGCCGGAGCTATGGAAGGGCTTGGGACATTTGGATACGCCTCAATCAAAGGCGGTTTCACAGGTGTAGGTTTTGATGGTATCGCTGTTGCGTTACTGGGCGGCAACGTCGCTATCGGTGTAGTATTTGCTGCACTCTTGTTCGGAGGTTTGAAGGTAGGGGCCTTAAATATGCCGCTTGAAGCAGGTATACCGAATGAACTTGTAGATATCATTATCGCTTTGATTATTTTCTTTGTGGCTTCAGGCTACATGATCCGCTACTTAATTCAGCGATTCAGTAAAAAGGGGGTGAAATAA
- a CDS encoding ABC transporter permease, whose amino-acid sequence MGLMDILLILIPSTLLWASPLIFTALGGAFSERSGIVNIGLEGLMVIGAFSSIVFNITFAETFGAATPWVSLLIAMLMGGLLAVLHAVASITFRADQVVSGVAINLLAIGLTLFLVKRIYGKGQTDIISEGFGKVDVPLLHKIPVIGDIFFSNTYWPPFVAILVSVIVWYVMFKTPFGLRLRSVGEHPMAADTMGINVTKMRYIGVIISGAFAGVGGGVYAQSISSDFSHATISGQGFMALAALIFGKWHPLGAMGAALFFGFAQSLSIIGSSIPLFENIPSVYLLIAPYVLTILALTGFIGRADAPKALGTPYVKGSR is encoded by the coding sequence GTGGGCTTAATGGATATTTTGTTAATACTTATCCCGTCTACATTATTATGGGCTTCGCCACTTATTTTCACTGCTTTAGGCGGAGCGTTTTCAGAACGATCCGGAATTGTCAATATTGGACTTGAAGGCCTGATGGTCATTGGTGCCTTCTCGAGTATCGTCTTTAATATAACGTTTGCTGAGACGTTCGGTGCGGCAACTCCTTGGGTCTCACTTCTTATTGCAATGCTGATGGGTGGACTGCTTGCTGTTCTGCATGCTGTTGCTTCCATCACATTCAGAGCTGACCAGGTAGTATCTGGTGTAGCAATCAACCTGCTTGCAATTGGCTTAACATTATTTCTTGTTAAGCGAATCTATGGCAAAGGTCAAACAGATATTATTTCGGAAGGTTTCGGTAAAGTGGATGTGCCGCTTTTACACAAGATCCCCGTGATCGGTGACATCTTTTTCTCTAATACGTATTGGCCGCCATTCGTAGCCATCCTTGTATCGGTGATCGTTTGGTATGTCATGTTTAAAACACCATTTGGGCTGCGACTCCGTTCCGTAGGTGAACATCCGATGGCTGCAGATACAATGGGTATTAATGTGACGAAGATGCGTTATATCGGGGTTATCATCTCTGGTGCATTCGCAGGTGTCGGCGGCGGGGTTTATGCCCAGTCCATATCTTCTGATTTCAGTCATGCGACGATCAGCGGACAAGGGTTCATGGCTCTCGCAGCTTTGATCTTCGGTAAATGGCACCCGCTTGGTGCAATGGGTGCAGCTTTATTCTTTGGTTTTGCACAAAGCTTGAGTATCATCGGAAGCAGTATTCCATTATTCGAAAATATCCCTAGCGTATATCTATTGATCGCTCCTTACGTATTGACAATTTTAGCACTGACCGGTTTCATCGGCCGTGCCGACGCACCTAAAGCATTAGGTACACCATACGTAAAAGGAAGCCGTTAA
- a CDS encoding EF-P 5-aminopentanol modification-associated protein YfmF — MTDINEVVKKKQGYTLHIVKTDKYKTNNLVMKMKAPLDQETVTLRGLLPHVMQSSTKTYPNTTKLRTYLDELYGASFFTDLAKKGEYHIVSFSVEIANEKFLKDSEPLLEKGLEFLSDVLLNPNIENNQFDEGTVEKEKRNQKVRIQAVYDDKMRYANSRLVEEMCKNERFALHVNGMKENVDSISSRELYHYYQKVINEDQMDLYVIGDVDEAQVENFCDRLFSMPERSPLESQSSEVKRKEKENVVKEKQDVKQGKLNVGYRTNTQYGDDDYYALQVFNGIFGGFSHSKLFINVREKASLAYYAASRLESHKGLMMVMSGIEFKNYDQAVGIINEQLEAMKNGDFTEGEIEQTKAVIKNQLLETVDTSRGLIEVLYHNAVSNKQIDLGTWLEEVERTTKDEIIAAANKVELDTIYFLTGMEE; from the coding sequence ATGACGGACATTAATGAAGTCGTTAAGAAAAAGCAAGGCTACACATTACATATCGTGAAAACGGATAAGTATAAAACGAACAACCTTGTGATGAAAATGAAAGCCCCCTTAGATCAGGAAACTGTGACGCTGCGCGGGCTTCTTCCGCATGTCATGCAAAGCAGTACAAAGACGTATCCGAATACAACAAAACTCCGTACTTATTTAGATGAATTATATGGTGCCAGCTTTTTTACCGACTTGGCAAAAAAAGGGGAGTATCATATCGTCAGTTTCTCTGTTGAGATAGCAAATGAGAAATTCTTAAAGGATTCAGAGCCGCTGCTTGAGAAAGGGCTTGAATTTCTTTCAGACGTGTTATTGAACCCTAATATTGAGAATAATCAATTTGATGAAGGGACAGTCGAGAAGGAGAAGCGGAATCAAAAGGTGAGGATTCAGGCAGTGTATGACGACAAAATGCGTTATGCCAATTCCAGACTGGTGGAAGAAATGTGTAAGAATGAGAGGTTCGCTCTTCATGTAAATGGAATGAAGGAGAATGTCGATTCGATTTCTTCAAGAGAATTATACCATTACTATCAGAAAGTCATCAATGAAGATCAAATGGACCTCTATGTCATTGGGGACGTCGACGAAGCGCAAGTCGAAAATTTCTGTGACAGGCTGTTTTCAATGCCGGAACGATCACCTTTAGAATCCCAATCCTCAGAAGTAAAGCGAAAAGAGAAGGAAAATGTAGTAAAAGAAAAGCAGGATGTTAAGCAAGGAAAGCTGAATGTGGGATACCGGACAAACACCCAATACGGAGATGACGATTATTATGCACTTCAGGTCTTTAATGGTATATTCGGGGGCTTCTCTCATTCGAAGCTGTTTATAAATGTAAGGGAAAAGGCCAGTCTTGCGTATTATGCAGCCAGCCGCCTGGAAAGTCATAAAGGACTTATGATGGTGATGTCGGGAATTGAATTTAAAAATTATGATCAGGCTGTCGGTATCATCAATGAGCAGCTGGAGGCCATGAAAAATGGTGATTTTACCGAGGGAGAAATTGAACAGACAAAAGCAGTCATAAAAAACCAGCTGCTTGAAACTGTGGATACTTCAAGGGGACTGATCGAAGTCCTGTATCACAATGCTGTATCCAATAAGCAAATCGACCTCGGGACTTGGCTCGAAGAAGTGGAAAGAACGACCAAAGACGAAATCATTGCAGCAGCTAATAAAGTCGAGCTTGATACAATTTACTTCTTAACAGGAATGGAGGAATAA
- a CDS encoding EF-P 5-aminopentanol modification-associated protein YfmH codes for MKKISFDQIQENLYYEKMSNGLDVYILPKKGFNKTYATFTTKYGSIDNHFVPLNEEEFVKVPDGIAHFLEHKLFEKEDGDVFQQFSRQGASANAFTSFTRTAYLFSSTNNVEKNLETLIDFVQDPYFTEKTVEKEKGIIGQEITMYDDNPDWRLYFGVIQNMYKNHPVKIDIAGTIDSITPITKDMLYQCYNTFYHPSNMLLFVVGPVDPEQIMNQIRSNQESKPYEKMPEIKRQFDEEPDAVAETKQVLKMNVQSPKCLVGLKAPEPTQQGKEMLRQELSMNVFLDLLFGKSSSYYFDLYNEGLIDETFHYDYTQENGFGFVTVGGDTEKPDLLAEKLKELLLKAKAESLFTEEGLERTKKKKIGAFLRAVNSPEFIANQFTRYAFNEMDLFDVVPTLESLTYNDIQKVADSIISEERFTVCQVVPKS; via the coding sequence ATGAAGAAAATTTCCTTCGATCAAATACAAGAGAATTTATATTATGAGAAGATGTCTAACGGTCTGGATGTTTACATCCTTCCAAAGAAAGGATTCAATAAGACGTATGCAACCTTTACAACGAAATATGGAAGCATCGATAATCACTTTGTCCCATTAAACGAAGAGGAATTTGTGAAGGTACCGGATGGCATTGCTCACTTCCTCGAACATAAGCTCTTTGAGAAAGAGGATGGGGACGTCTTTCAGCAGTTCAGCCGTCAAGGTGCTTCTGCTAATGCCTTTACTTCGTTTACACGTACAGCGTATCTATTTTCCAGCACAAATAATGTAGAAAAAAATCTTGAAACTCTGATCGATTTTGTTCAAGATCCCTATTTTACCGAGAAAACGGTTGAAAAAGAAAAAGGCATCATCGGACAGGAAATTACGATGTACGACGATAACCCGGATTGGCGATTGTACTTCGGGGTTATCCAGAACATGTACAAAAATCATCCTGTGAAAATTGACATTGCTGGCACCATCGACTCGATTACGCCGATTACGAAAGATATGCTGTATCAATGCTACAATACTTTCTACCACCCAAGTAACATGCTTCTCTTTGTGGTTGGCCCTGTCGATCCCGAACAAATCATGAATCAGATCCGTTCAAACCAGGAAAGTAAGCCATATGAAAAAATGCCGGAGATTAAACGTCAATTTGATGAGGAGCCGGATGCAGTCGCCGAAACAAAACAGGTGCTGAAAATGAACGTTCAGTCTCCTAAATGCCTGGTGGGCTTAAAGGCGCCAGAACCGACACAGCAAGGAAAAGAAATGCTGAGGCAGGAACTGTCGATGAACGTTTTCCTTGATTTATTGTTTGGAAAGAGCTCTAGCTATTATTTCGATCTTTATAATGAAGGGCTCATTGATGAGACATTCCATTATGATTATACTCAGGAAAACGGATTCGGTTTTGTAACCGTCGGAGGGGATACCGAAAAACCTGATTTACTTGCCGAGAAGCTGAAGGAGCTTCTGTTGAAAGCGAAGGCAGAATCTCTGTTCACGGAAGAAGGACTTGAAAGAACGAAAAAGAAAAAAATCGGTGCTTTCCTTCGAGCGGTGAATTCACCTGAATTTATTGCCAATCAATTCACACGTTATGCATTTAATGAAATGGATCTGTTTGATGTAGTCCCTACTTTGGAATCCTTGACCTACAATGATATTCAAAAGGTGGCGGACTCCATCATCAGCGAAGAACGATTCACTGTATGTCAAGTGGTTCCGAAATCATAA
- a CDS encoding elongation factor P 5-aminopentanone reductase: MKFALITGASGGIGKSTALTLAKKRWNLYLHYHSDRESIDDLLTEIKRTGVEAIPIQADLAQPHQVQKVIDSIFRIDAIVYSSGVAGWGLFQDQSEEEMDQMINIHVKSPMMLIQGLLPKLMKNKGSIVIVSSIWGQIGGACEVVYSTVKGAQLSFVKALAKETALNGVRINAVAPGAVATKMLGSFSDEEIQQVSEEIPMGRLALSKEVASSIYFLLSEDSSYITGQTLAVNGGWHT, translated from the coding sequence ATGAAATTTGCTTTGATTACAGGGGCTTCAGGAGGTATTGGAAAAAGCACCGCCCTGACTCTCGCGAAGAAGAGATGGAATCTTTATCTTCATTATCATTCTGATCGGGAAAGTATCGACGACTTGTTGACCGAAATAAAGAGGACTGGAGTAGAGGCGATCCCCATACAAGCAGATTTAGCCCAGCCACACCAGGTTCAGAAGGTCATTGACTCCATTTTTCGAATTGATGCCATTGTATATTCAAGCGGAGTAGCGGGCTGGGGGCTTTTTCAGGATCAATCGGAAGAAGAAATGGATCAAATGATCAATATTCATGTGAAAAGCCCCATGATGCTGATACAGGGTCTGCTTCCTAAGCTGATGAAGAATAAAGGCAGTATAGTGATTGTCAGTTCAATTTGGGGGCAAATCGGCGGTGCTTGTGAAGTTGTTTATTCAACAGTTAAAGGGGCTCAGCTTTCATTTGTAAAGGCTCTTGCAAAAGAGACAGCCCTAAATGGAGTAAGGATTAATGCGGTTGCTCCCGGTGCGGTGGCTACGAAAATGTTGGGTTCGTTTTCCGACGAAGAAATCCAGCAAGTCAGTGAGGAAATACCAATGGGAAGGCTGGCATTGAGTAAAGAAGTCGCTTCCTCCATTTATTTCCTTTTATCTGAAGATTCATCTTACATAACCGGCCAGACACTAGCTGTTAATGGAGGATGGCATACATAA
- a CDS encoding DUF3243 domain-containing protein, translating to MSVLDNWSEWKNFLGDRLNQAQHTGMENETVSDLAYQIGDYLAKQVEPKNDQEKVLADLWSVASPEEQHAIANMMVKLVNNNGTR from the coding sequence ATGTCAGTATTAGATAACTGGTCAGAGTGGAAAAACTTTTTAGGGGATCGCCTGAATCAAGCACAGCATACCGGAATGGAAAACGAAACGGTTTCAGATTTAGCTTATCAAATTGGTGATTACCTGGCAAAACAGGTCGAGCCAAAGAATGACCAGGAAAAAGTATTAGCGGATTTATGGTCTGTAGCTTCTCCTGAAGAACAGCATGCTATTGCAAACATGATGGTAAAGCTAGTGAACAATAACGGTACTCGTTAA
- a CDS encoding DUF3388 domain-containing protein, giving the protein MERKEWYLEYEIQKNRPGLLGDISSLLGMLSINIVTINGVDEGRRGMLLLANNEEQITRLESILQTMDTINVTKLREPKLRDRLAVRHGRYIQRDADDKKTFRFVRDELGLLVDFMAELFKQEGHKLVGIRGMPRVGKTESVVASSVCANKKWLFVSSTLLKQTIRSKLIEDEYSSDNLFIIDGIVSTRRASEKHWQLVREIMRLSAVKVIEHPDVFVQNSEYSLDDFDYIIELRNNPEEEITYELVEQNNLFQNSDFGGFDF; this is encoded by the coding sequence ATGGAACGAAAAGAATGGTATTTAGAATATGAAATTCAAAAAAACCGTCCTGGCCTCTTAGGTGATATTTCCTCATTATTAGGGATGCTTTCTATAAATATTGTCACGATCAATGGTGTCGATGAAGGAAGAAGAGGGATGCTTCTTCTTGCCAATAATGAAGAGCAGATAACTCGTCTGGAATCGATCCTGCAGACTATGGATACGATTAATGTGACGAAATTAAGGGAACCTAAACTTAGAGACAGACTCGCTGTCAGGCATGGCCGGTATATTCAGCGGGATGCAGATGATAAAAAAACGTTCAGGTTTGTTCGTGATGAACTTGGATTGCTGGTCGACTTCATGGCCGAGCTTTTTAAGCAGGAAGGTCATAAGCTTGTTGGAATAAGGGGAATGCCTCGTGTAGGGAAAACCGAGTCGGTTGTCGCTTCAAGTGTGTGTGCCAATAAGAAATGGCTATTTGTTTCATCCACATTGTTAAAGCAGACGATCAGAAGCAAGCTGATTGAAGACGAATATTCCTCCGACAACCTGTTCATCATTGATGGCATCGTGTCAACCCGACGGGCAAGCGAGAAGCATTGGCAGCTTGTAAGGGAAATCATGCGGCTTTCGGCAGTGAAGGTCATCGAACATCCGGATGTATTTGTTCAAAATTCAGAGTACTCATTAGATGACTTTGATTATATCATCGAGCTGAGAAACAATCCTGAAGAAGAAATTACATACGAATTAGTGGAACAAAATAACCTTTTCCAAAATTCCGATTTTGGAGGTTTTGATTTTTAA
- a CDS encoding RodZ domain-containing protein, protein MTELGKRLKEAREAKDYSLDDLQRVTKIQKRYLVGIEEGSYDMMPGKFYVRAFIKQYCEAVGLQPEVIFEEYKDEIPTTYEDEIPVSLSRVQSRKGVSGGSSKALDIIPKLLIAVFVIAVLIALWVFVQTKVADNANSEDTTNKEPVAVDQQDLPEEESAEEEDKDQKESNEETQSEDEKETKEQKENTEQSLEAVKTEGTKTTYQLKNTDQFKLELAAKGDAWVAVYNSKDEVLFQGMLYEEDKKEFDLTSDQQAYLIIGNAANTDINVNGKLLQYKIPTDTVRQDVIIQYQPAESQQ, encoded by the coding sequence GTGACGGAATTAGGAAAACGTCTGAAAGAAGCCCGTGAAGCCAAAGATTACAGTCTTGATGACTTACAAAGAGTGACGAAGATACAAAAACGTTATCTAGTCGGCATTGAAGAAGGCTCTTATGATATGATGCCAGGGAAATTCTACGTCCGGGCTTTCATCAAGCAATACTGTGAAGCAGTGGGCTTGCAGCCGGAAGTGATCTTTGAGGAATACAAAGATGAAATCCCGACAACGTATGAAGATGAGATCCCAGTCTCCCTTTCTCGTGTACAGTCCAGGAAAGGAGTTTCAGGCGGTTCATCCAAGGCCCTTGATATCATCCCAAAACTTTTGATCGCTGTATTCGTTATCGCGGTTCTAATTGCCCTATGGGTATTCGTGCAAACCAAAGTGGCCGATAATGCAAACAGTGAAGATACAACCAACAAAGAACCAGTGGCTGTCGATCAGCAGGACCTTCCTGAAGAAGAATCTGCTGAAGAGGAAGACAAGGATCAAAAGGAATCCAATGAAGAAACCCAATCTGAAGATGAAAAAGAAACCAAAGAACAAAAAGAGAATACTGAACAATCATTGGAGGCAGTTAAAACAGAAGGTACAAAAACGACCTATCAACTCAAGAACACGGATCAGTTTAAGCTTGAGCTGGCTGCTAAGGGAGACGCCTGGGTAGCCGTGTACAATTCAAAAGATGAAGTGTTGTTCCAAGGGATGCTGTACGAAGAGGATAAGAAAGAGTTTGATCTTACCTCTGATCAGCAGGCGTATCTTATAATCGGTAACGCTGCTAACACTGATATCAATGTGAATGGCAAACTGCTCCAGTATAAGATTCCTACGGATACGGTCAGACAGGATGTTATCATCCAATACCAGCCTGCAGAATCTCAACAATAA
- the pgsA gene encoding CDP-diacylglycerol--glycerol-3-phosphate 3-phosphatidyltransferase: MNLPNKITISRIFLIPLFLIIMLAPLNWGEMVFLGAEMPVKHFAGALIFIIASTTDWIDGYYARKYNMVTNLGKFLDPLADKLLVSAALIVLVEIGLAPSWIVIIIISREFAVTGLRLVLAGEGEVVAAGQLGKIKTWAQIIAISALLLHNAIFELFNFPFATIALWVAMFFTIWSGWDYFKHNKQAFVNSK; encoded by the coding sequence GTGAACTTACCTAATAAGATTACAATATCGCGGATCTTTTTGATCCCATTATTTTTAATCATCATGCTTGCCCCACTAAACTGGGGAGAGATGGTCTTCCTCGGTGCAGAGATGCCGGTGAAGCATTTTGCAGGAGCGTTGATTTTTATCATCGCTTCGACTACTGATTGGATAGACGGGTATTATGCAAGAAAGTATAATATGGTGACCAATTTAGGGAAATTTTTAGATCCGCTCGCGGATAAACTTCTCGTGTCTGCCGCTTTAATCGTCTTGGTGGAGATTGGTCTTGCTCCTTCATGGATCGTCATCATCATCATCAGCCGTGAATTCGCTGTTACCGGCCTGCGTCTCGTTCTTGCAGGTGAAGGTGAAGTAGTGGCGGCTGGGCAGCTTGGAAAGATAAAGACATGGGCACAAATCATCGCTATTTCAGCTCTATTGCTCCATAATGCCATCTTTGAATTATTCAATTTCCCATTTGCGACGATTGCTTTATGGGTTGCGATGTTCTTTACGATTTGGTCAGGATGGGATTATTTCAAACATAACAAGCAGGCGTTTGTTAACTCTAAATGA
- a CDS encoding competence/damage-inducible protein A, whose amino-acid sequence MNAEIIAVGSELLLGQIANTNAQYISEQLAEAGVNVYYHTSVGDNPLRLTQAIEVAQGRADLLIFTGGLGPTKDDLTKETIAQALGTGLAMDEEALDSIKSYFQKTKRQMTPNNEKQALILQGSQALKNENGMAPGMFFKKDGLQYMLLPGPPSEMRPMFSKYGIPAILGSLKRKEIIQSRVLRFFGIGEAQLETELEELIDTQTNPTIAPLAGDGEVTLRLTAKHESREVAAALLDALEEKVLNVAGEYFYGYDRDSLVEVGMKFLEEKGFTLSCAESLTGGLFQSEITSIPGASTVLNGGVVCYQDEIKKKVLSVKESTLEQHSAVSEQCAKELAENVRTLFTSDIGISFTGVAGPDDHEGKKAGTVWIGLAVKDRPAKAFLLNLAGGRNANRKRTAKYGWHYLLKELT is encoded by the coding sequence GTGAATGCTGAAATTATTGCAGTCGGTTCGGAATTACTATTAGGGCAGATTGCCAACACAAATGCTCAATACATATCAGAACAGCTGGCTGAAGCGGGAGTGAATGTCTACTATCACACCAGTGTAGGGGATAACCCTCTCCGTCTGACTCAGGCTATTGAAGTTGCCCAGGGAAGAGCGGATCTGCTCATCTTTACCGGCGGCCTCGGACCTACTAAAGATGATCTGACGAAAGAAACGATAGCTCAAGCATTGGGAACGGGCTTAGCGATGGATGAGGAAGCTTTGGATTCCATAAAATCTTACTTTCAGAAAACAAAACGTCAAATGACACCAAATAATGAAAAGCAGGCTCTTATACTTCAAGGCTCACAAGCTTTAAAAAATGAGAATGGAATGGCTCCTGGTATGTTCTTTAAAAAGGATGGGCTTCAGTACATGCTGCTGCCGGGACCGCCATCTGAAATGCGTCCCATGTTCAGTAAATACGGTATCCCTGCCATTTTAGGCAGCCTCAAGAGGAAAGAAATCATTCAATCACGGGTTTTGCGTTTCTTTGGAATCGGTGAAGCCCAGTTGGAAACGGAATTGGAAGAGCTGATTGACACCCAGACGAACCCTACCATCGCACCGCTCGCAGGGGATGGGGAGGTCACTCTTCGGCTGACTGCCAAGCATGAGTCGAGGGAAGTGGCGGCTGCACTTCTGGATGCTTTGGAAGAAAAAGTATTAAATGTGGCTGGAGAGTATTTCTACGGGTACGATCGTGACTCCCTGGTCGAAGTGGGTATGAAGTTCCTGGAAGAAAAAGGTTTTACCCTATCATGTGCTGAAAGCCTGACAGGGGGGCTGTTTCAATCAGAAATCACGTCTATACCCGGGGCTTCAACCGTATTGAATGGGGGCGTGGTCTGTTACCAGGATGAGATAAAGAAAAAGGTGCTTTCCGTTAAGGAAAGTACACTCGAACAGCATTCAGCCGTAAGTGAACAATGTGCAAAAGAATTGGCTGAAAATGTGCGGACTCTCTTTACTTCCGATATAGGCATCAGTTTCACTGGGGTAGCGGGACCCGACGACCATGAAGGAAAAAAGGCAGGCACAGTATGGATCGGCCTTGCGGTAAAAGACCGTCCTGCCAAAGCATTCCTGCTTAACTTGGCGGGAGGCAGGAATGCCAACCGGAAGCGGACTGCAAAGTACGGCTGGCATTATCTTTTAAAAGAACTAACATGA